One Littorina saxatilis isolate snail1 linkage group LG1, US_GU_Lsax_2.0, whole genome shotgun sequence genomic window carries:
- the LOC138950972 gene encoding uncharacterized protein produces MKICAGDQSEAGVAKGDNSSCVTGQQGTAAVGVAAMTPEDMEIVVAKIVSLLVLTILSVLSGLLPLRLLVHFPRFFTHHRQTADYFLRGLRCLSGGVFLATGFLHLLPDTREKMKALLKNLGSRTKYSVTELLIMAGSLLTFYIIISWPRLESGHIPNLAELKSTNRETANISTFRSFFLVIFVEQIIKCLYLRAERSDEIRSKKAATSNTDGGGGRGSYSGMEAAGGSSYRYNNDKTVIPSTLDDLDEELAESNACDFGGGFAGGGSGGGGCESGEGNAALPVDCVRKDSCVGFSGASLGNGVGFTSSPGEHDSDSIVSDTLIKEEHNAFMDPMQDDFDFPPPHRDLEYDIEHVPVTLRCNHSLRQSHSLPELGVTKVVKQLSQADLTRRAHFRSIIYILALSLHGIFEGLALGLQSRESTVWSLCFAVCLHRCVLAFQLGTDLCGAKESQGTAFLCVGTFTLISALGIVAGIIFSSGALLYTDVTVAEAILQSLATGTILYIVFFDILFKDLQGVGDLKRVSSCFVGFSLMAILLAIITR; encoded by the exons ATGAAAATTTGCGCTGGAGACCAGAGCGAGGCTGGCGTAGCAAAGGGGGACAACTCGAGCTGCGTGACTGGCCAGCAGGGGACAGCAGCGGTGGGCGTGGCTGCCATGACACCCGAGGATATGGAG ATAGTTGTAGCTAAGATCGTGTCCCTCCTCGTCCTGACCATCCTGAGTGTGCTGTCCGGACTTCTACCGCTCCGCCTCCTCGTCCACTTTCCTCGCTTCTTCACTCACCACCGCCAGACCGCGGACTACTTTCTGCGCGGTCTCAGGTGCCTTTCCGGCGGTGTGTTCCTCGCCACGGGATTCCTACACCTACTTCCCGACACGCGTGAAAAGATGAAGGCTTTGCTGAAAAACTTGGGCTCCAGGACGAAGTACTCTGTGACAGAGCTACTGATAATGGCTGGTTCGTTGCTGACATTCTACATCATTATATCATGGCCGAGGTTGGAATCTGGCCACATTCCCAATCTAGCTGAGTTGAAATCCACAAACAGAGAAACTGCTAACATTTCAACATTCAGAa GTTTCTTCCTTGTCATCTTCGTGGAGCAGATCATTAAGTGTCTCTACCTGAGGGCCGAGCGATCCGACGAAATTCGATCAAAAAAAGCTGCAACATCAAACACTGATGGCGGTGGTGGTCGTGGCAGCTATAGCGGTATGGAAGCAGCGGGCGGTTCAAGTTACCGTTACAATAACGACAAGACCGTCATTCCTTCCACGTTGGACGACCTCGACGAAGAACTCGCAGAAAGCAACGCTTGTGATTTCGGAGGAGGCTTCGCTGGTGGTGGTAGCGGTGGTGGGGGTTGTGAGAGCGGGGAGGGTAACGCAGCTCTCCCCGTGGATTGTGTGCGCAAAGACTCGTGTGTGGGCTTCTCTGGAGCTTCGCTAGGCAACGGTGTAGGCTTCACCAGCTCTCCTGGGGAGCACGACTCAGACAGTATTGTATCCGACACGCTCATCAAGGAAGAGCACAACGCTTTCATGGACCCCATGCAAGACGACTTCGACTTCCCGCCCCCGCACAGAGACCTCGAGTACGACATTGAGCACGTGCCCGTGACCTTGAGGTGCAACCATTCCTTGAGACAGTCGCATAGCCTGCCTGAACTGGGGGTCACCAAGGTGGTCAAGCAGCTCAGCCAGGCTGACCTCACGCGGAGAGCACACTTCAGGTCCATCATCTACATCCTGGCGCTCAGCCTTCACGGGATCTTCGAGGGCTTGGCGTTAGGACTTCAAAGCAGGGAGTCGACTGTGTGGTCGCTGTGTTTCGCCGTGTGTCTGCACCGCTGTGTACTGGCCTTCCAGCTGGGCACGGACCTGTGCGGGGCTAAGGAGTCTCAGGGCACGGCCTTTCTGTGTGTGGGCACCTTCACTCTCATCTCCGCTCTCGGCATAGTGGCAGGGATTATTTTCTCATCCGGGGCTTTGTTGTACACTGACGTCACGGTGGCGGAGGCCATCTTGCAATCCCTTGCCACGGGGACCATCCTGTACATTGTGTTCTTCGACATCCTCTTCAAGGACCTGCAGGGCGTTGGTGATCTCAAGCGTGTCTCGTCCTGCTTCGTTGGCTTCTCACTCATGGCCATTCTTCTGGCTATAATCACACGATGA